The nucleotide sequence GGCGCCGGAATTAAAATCTGTAACGATTGACCCGAATGTAACAGCGCTTCTGCTGCTTGATTTTAATAAGCAGACATGTAATGCAGACCGTCGTCCTCGTTGTATTACTTCCATTCCGAAGGTTCAAAAGCTTCTCACAGAGGCCCGCGCTAAGGGCGTTTACGTGGTTTACAGCCTCTCTCCCGGTGCTGTTGTTACTGATATTGCAAAAGAGTTGGCACCTCTCGGGAAGGAGCCTGTGGTGACATCTGGACCCGATAAATTCCTCGGGACAGATCTTGAGAAGATCCTTAAAGAAAAAGGTATAAAAACCATCATAGTAGCAGGAACGGCAGCACACGGGGCAGTTCTGTATACGGCCAGCGAGGCGGCATTAAGGGGAATGCAGGTTATTGTGCCCGTGGATGGCATGTCTGCTGAAAGCACCTATGCTGAGCAGTATGTTACATGGAACATGGCGAATGCCCCGCGCGTCTCGAATCAGTCGGTGCTGACAAAGATTGACATGATTAAATATTAGTAAAATCCATTTTTACTGCCCTCTCAGGTGAGATAGGTGCATAATACATTCATGGAACAGGCTGCGGCTCGGCAAGGGCTGATAAATATGGTTGAATGTAGTAACATCACCTTAACCTTCCCGTATATTAACGAGACGGTTGAGGTGAAATAATTGATACCTCGAAATCTATATTCTACTCGAATAAGCTCTTGTAAAGGAGGGTTGCATGAAAATAATTAAACTGACTGCAATTATTTTATTACTGATCATCTTACCCGTCGGAACCCTTGCTGATGAGAAAAAACCTGATGTTATTCAAATAGATAGCGGGCCAATCAGCGGAAAGGTTGAAGACGGGGTGCGTACATTTTTGGGAATCCCCTATGCTGCCCCGCCTGTTGGAGAGCTTCGATGGAAACCGCCGCAAGAGGTTGCTTCCTGGACACAATTGAGAAACTCTACGGATTTCGGTCCTTCCTGTCCACAGCCCAAGCAGGAGAATACCGGCAAATTGAGTGAGGACTGCCTGTATCTGAATGTCTGGACCAATGCAAGAAAGCCAGGTGAACGATTACCGGTAATGGTCTGGATTCACGGCGGCGCATTTAATTTCGGTTCCGCATCTCAGACGGAATACAACGGCAAGAATCTTGCCAAAAAAGGTGTAGTGGTCGTGACCATCAATTACCGTCTCGGGCCATTGGGATTTTTAGTCCATCCGCTGCTATCCAAAGAGTCTGCTCATGGCACTTCAGGTAACTACGGCTTACTCGACCAGATCGCCGTGCTAAAGTGGGTGCAAAAAAATATTGCCGCATTCGGAGGTAATCCTGATCGAGTAACAATATTCGGCCAATCCGCCGGGTCTCGATCTGTTTCACTGCTGATGATTAGCCCTTTGTCAGTAGGGTTTTTTCATCGGGCTATTGCCGAAAGCGGCGGGCCGATCATCGGCTCGGAATATTTAAGTCCCAACTTTAACGGCAACATGGCGAATGTATCGAAAATGGGCCAAAAGCTAACCGCTAAACTCGGTTGCGACAAAGCTGAAGATGTCCTGGCTGCTATGCGTGCCAAATCCGCGCAGGAAATAGTGGCAGCAGCCGATTGTAAAA is from Pseudomonadota bacterium and encodes:
- a CDS encoding carboxylesterase family protein, with protein sequence MKIIKLTAIILLLIILPVGTLADEKKPDVIQIDSGPISGKVEDGVRTFLGIPYAAPPVGELRWKPPQEVASWTQLRNSTDFGPSCPQPKQENTGKLSEDCLYLNVWTNARKPGERLPVMVWIHGGAFNFGSASQTEYNGKNLAKKGVVVVTINYRLGPLGFLVHPLLSKESAHGTSGNYGLLDQIAVLKWVQKNIAAFGGNPDRVTIFGQSAGSRSVSLLMISPLSVGFFHRAIAESGGPIIGSEYLSPNFNGNMANVSKMGQKLTAKLGCDKAEDVLAAMRAKSAQEIVAAADCKTELFDDEGLFFAPVFDGWVLPKNPLAAYSGGWQHDVPIIVGSTLNEGNIYLANEPDLSIEKYQSFLKARFADNSGKAFEMFPAYKAKDVAPAIDNILTVAANAQPARLVAQSMEYKKSRAYLYQFTRLPDTALARKLAVHHGVELAYVFGNMNKSDGYDDTDIELSNKMMDYWVNFAKTGNPNGKGLVEWPAYKSKSDINLEFSDTIHTNKHLFKKKCDFISRSSTYRRESVYHSE
- a CDS encoding cysteine hydrolase — encoded protein: MKRIQKNVYWQGALLIFCFIFTMVFYCRPASAQNIVEEWNTVKAPPAPELKSVTIDPNVTALLLLDFNKQTCNADRRPRCITSIPKVQKLLTEARAKGVYVVYSLSPGAVVTDIAKELAPLGKEPVVTSGPDKFLGTDLEKILKEKGIKTIIVAGTAAHGAVLYTASEAALRGMQVIVPVDGMSAESTYAEQYVTWNMANAPRVSNQSVLTKIDMIKY